The sequence below is a genomic window from Felis catus isolate Fca126 chromosome A2, F.catus_Fca126_mat1.0, whole genome shotgun sequence.
atccattttttaaaaatgttctgtgctcttttaaacaaatatttttttctcaattttaagcAGAAGGAAAACGTCCATTCAAGGTAATCAATATTAGAGTACTTACTATTCGTCAGGCACTGTGGTCGGCCCTGAAAAGGATTCTAAAATGAGTAAGTCCTTGCCCTTGTTAGCCTGTGCGTgtcttctttgtctttcaaaacgTCTTTGCACAGAAAAAAAGTCTGTGAGGGAATCACACAAATGCCTACACTGCCCCTTCATCACTAGGTCATATGAGTCCCTTGACACCCTCAAAATCAGAAAAtgcctgccctcatggaatttgTATTCTGGGGTATGTGTAGGGGGGAAAAGACaataagcaaataagcaaaatttgtgttttagagaaaagcagagaggggaCTTAGGGAGTTCTTGGCATGGTGATGTGGCAATTTCAAATACAGACGCCAGGGAGGGTCTTAGAAGGGGACCTGGAGTAATGAGCTGAGTGAAATGAAGATGTTAGACAAGAAGACATCTATAGGGAGAGCATTTCCGGCACAGGAAACACCAAGTGCCAAGGCCCTCAGTTAGGCGTGTGCCTGGCCTGTTCAAAGATGAACTAGGAGGTAAATGACCAGTATGGCTGGAACTGGCCAACTAGGGAGAGAGCAGTAGGAGAAAAGTTAGAGAGCTAACAAGTGGAGAGACTTTGGGTTTTTCTGGAGTATTTTGTTGAGCAGAGGAGTAACATGATCTAATTTACAGTTTAGGTGGATCATGACCAAAGTTGATAATGGCCAGAAGCAGGATTACAAGAAGCTACCACAATATTAGGAGGTATTGACTGGAGAGAGAGACGGTTGTAATGGAGAGTATTGTGAGAAATGGTCGAATTTGGCATACATTTTGTTGGTGGAGTTACCAGGATTTGCTGAAGAATCAAAGGTGTGGTGGGTCTGAATGAGGCCAAGTTGCTGCCAGCTTTGGAAACCAGTCACATTCTCAGTATCATCTTTGCAAAAGGTGGAGATTTTTAAACGTCctgattttatgttttcatctcAGACTATCTATTCAGCATCTCCAGGATCATGGCCCTGGAAATAATACACTTAAatgtttttctgtgatttttcagCCAATTTGACTGGAGCTAATGAAACCTGCTGGTTTAGGGCTCACTTGAAAGAGGCTACATTCAGGGCACAAATTGCGAGCACACTGCTGTGCAAAGTATGTGGGTAGGTGGTCTCGTGAATGTACATATTAATCCTAGTCCCTCTCTGATCCCTCTCGGAGAAGAGAAACATTCGAAGACACCTGAAGTGGGTCGATCCAACCacggaaggcttcctggaggggcCCGACTTTGAAAAAAGCTTTCCCAGGCCTGTATCCGTGGGTaagaagaatagaaaagagaGTGTGGCGTGACTGAGGGGTCACAAAAGGCCCACGCCAGAACTCCGGTTGGCTGCCATTCTCCCGGGAACAATTGGGCTTCAGTAACCGCGCCAAAGGTGTAGCTCCACTAAGGCCACGCCTCCTCCAGGCAAGGACCCGCCCATTTCCCCGTCCGCCACTGCGGCTCAGGTTTCCGGAAGGTCCTGATTTTAGAGCGGACCAAACCGGATGAAGGTCGCGCGCCCTCTTCCGCCCGTGTGCCGGTTCACAAAGACCCCTCTTCTAAGTGGGGTGGGTACGCGTCGTCCTTTTGCGCAGGCGCGCGGTGTGAGGTCCACGCTCGCCTCTATGCCGGCGGGGCACGTCTCGCGGGTCCGCGCCTTGTATCGGCGCATCTTGCTGCTGCACCGGGGTCTGCCCCCAGACCTTAAAGCCCTTGGTGACCAGTACGTGAAGGACGAGTTTAGGAGGCATAAGACCGTTGGTTCTGACGAGGCCCAGCGTTTCTTGCAGGAATGGGAGGCAAGTGAATGCCACCTTTTCTTTGCCCCAGACCCTCAAAGGTGTCCCGGTTTGTCCCCGTGAGAGACCTCCTGTCCCTGCTGGTTTCCCGCGGGCTCCACGCAGGATCGAACAGCGGCAGCCTGTTGCGTTTGAATTAAACAGCGAAAAGCTGTTCAAACAGTACTTCCCAAAGTTACATCACCTGCGGGTCTATTTCTGCCACCGGTTCCTGGCAGGAGCAGATCCCGTTATATCAGCGTCTCCAAAACAATTCGTCTTGAGCTCATtcccatgccaggctctggaGGAATGAGGATGGGAGGttacaaaattgaataaatcaCCGTCAAGCAGCTTGTTGCCTCTCCAGTACCTTGCACGTAGCAAGCGCCTATTAATAAATTAATGGTTTTCTCGTAACGTAGTTTTCAGACTTAGAGGCTtgtttccatactgttttctaaatGTCCGTGCCCTTTCTCGGGTCTTAATAATGTTCTCAGTTGACTGATAACAGATACCGGATACAACTGCAAGCAGTGGAGGAGAAAAATGCTCAGAGTTAAGTCAGGTGAAAGTTGATTTCTCGGGAATTTCAAGTTTCGTTACTTTGTCGCATGCTGTACTGTACCATTGCATTAAATCTCAGACACGTGCATTGGGGATTAGCCCTTTGACTTCCCATCCCTTTTTTAGAGTAAGGCTATTTAGAATATTTCGTGGGGTTAGGGGCCTAGCATAATTGCCTTagttatgatttgcaaatatcaataaatgaatggattggGAGTTAGAGTGTCATCTCAGGTATTTGAAAGCATGAAACAGTAAAAGAACAGAGGTAAGTGATTCTTTGAAAGCTTAAAAAGTTGATGGCCAAATTGAtgtcgggtttttttttttttaattataaagattATGGTTTGAGTGAACACAGAACGTTTTACTGAATCTCAGAATTCTTGATTGTAGTTTGCAAGATGGTTATTTAGACAATGGTGAAATTTAGAACTTTTATAAAAAAGTGTGTTGGAGGTAATTAGACTGCATGGAGCCAGGGAAGTTGAATCTTAAATGcaaattgctttcttttaataTGGTAACTTGGTCTTGGAGCCAGAACTGGATTCAGATTCAGGTTCTggcatttattattaaatttcacaTCGCTTAATTTTTCctagtcttattttcttatctgtaaaataataacTATTTATGCGCCTCTAAATTAATGtctgtaaatttatttataagcACTTTTTAAATTGCTAATTGCAGTGAATCGGTAAGAAATTAGGGTGTTtaagtgacatttttaaagctAAGTCAGTTTGTGACAGGACAGAAAGGAGAATCTAGCACTGTGCTGAGAAGATATAAGGGCACTTTGAGAGGTCCTAAAGTGTAAGAACTTGGAAGTTTTTTAGCAAGAGTAAAAACTCAGAATAAATTGATAATaggctggaggagagaggcataaaaatagaaacaaccaggtaaataaaaaatgtgttgatCAACCTACGAGGCTTGGTATCAGgaattcagcctttttttttaaaaaaaaacctgtcgaAATAATCTTAGGCTTACAGAAGAGTTTCAGAGACAGTACTGAGTTCCCATATATTCTATATCCAGCTTCCCCTTACATTAAATTAACATTGTACATAACCGTGGTGCAGTTATCAAAAATAAGAAtgtaacgttaaaaaaataaggaacttaacattaaattaacattaacattGTACATAACCGTGGTGCAGTTATCAAAAATAAGAAtgtaacgttaaaaaaataaggaacttAACATTGCCACAGTGATGTTAACTACAGGCCTTATTCACATTTTGCCAGTATATCCCCTAATGCTCTTGTTCTGTtgcaggatccaatccaggatcccacattgcatttagtcatCCAGTCTCCTTAATTTTCTCTCGTCTGTGACAGTTCTTCAATCTTTTATCTTTCATGTGTTTGacacttttttgaaaaatgttggtaAGTTGTTTTGTAGAATATCTCTCAGTCTGGgtttgcctgatttttttttcccctcatgatTAGATTGATGTTGTGCGTTAGTGGGAGGGTGATACCGTAACAGTGATGAGTTTTCCTCAACACATCATATCAGAGGGCACGTCATACCAACATGACTTATTGTTTGTGATGTTAACTGTGGTCGCTTGGTTAAAGTGATTATCTGCcaagtttctccactgtaaagttattattttcccttttgaaatTACTGTATCTATTGGGGGATACTCtgaagatatacaaatattttgtttctccttaAAGTTTGCCAGTTACTTTAGCATTCATCGATGGATCTTGCCATTGAGTTCTCATTGTGATTTTCTATTGCCCTCATTCCCTCTGAATTTATTTCTTGGAATGTTTCTGGGGTAAGCCTTGTCCCTTCTTCCCCATTATTGATCtagcattttcatttatttttttggaatgaAGAAAAGTGTATTTTAATGTGGCTAGGGCCCTGTAATTAATGAGTTCGCAGCTGGGTAAAGATTAGTTTAAACCTAGTGATCTAACTATTTGGGTAAAGTAATAATTCTCACAGTTTCAAGGCAGCTCAGTCTTTCTCAAGTCTGGGAGTTAGAAGGGGGTAGGGTGGATTCTGCCAAGAGaggtagtttttcttttccaaggatGAAGACTAGAGAAGATTCTAATGACTTGGAGGGGAATAGAACTTGGCTAGCACAGTGATACCAACAAGTGATATCCTTCAGCCTTCTgggctttttttctctcctatgtGTTCTTCAAAATATCTGATTTATGATTATGTTAGATATGATGCGACTATTTATGGCATGggtttctgttgttttggttAATGATGATTACATATTTGGCACACATAAGTATTACTAGCTTGATGCTTATGTTTATGTCAAGCTAATTAAGGGTAACACAGTTGTAGACTTACTGTTCTTTGTGGACTTTGGATTTTGATATTCTCtcatatatttctaaaattactTAAGAACTTGAATGTATTCTGAATTTGCTTTACTTTAAAGGGTAAACTTGGGTATGGGTACcactggggaaaagagaaaggaaggatcaGGCATATTAGAGGTCCCAGCATTAGGAGGaaagttctctgttcctttcgtTTGTAATCATGGAAAACTGGCAAATGATAGAGTGAATTCAGCTGGGGAACTTTCTGTTCAAGGACCACTTAGGGGAAGGTAGGAGGAaagtatttcatgttttctaaggataaaaatgtatatgcttacatacagagaaaataGTGAATTTATATAATATCTtaccataagagaaaaaaaaatgtaggttcAGGAAGAGTTGTTGGGAATCTGTTAGGGAGAATGTGTGTTGTAATCTTACCTCATATCTTTTAGGAGGCAACTCTTAGCAGTGGAATTGGGGCTGGGTAGATGAGGGGTCttattattgcatttttaaagttctaactGCTCAGTTTTGAAGAATAACTGATTTAGgtaatactttcctttttttcccccctctctgtctgccctgttGTGGCGAGAAGGACTATTCACCACTTATTTTCTGGGAAATCAGAATAAACGTTGAAGATTAAATAGCAAGTAAAACATGGTTGTTATAGAATGTGAGATGAAGAGTGATAAACTGCTGTCAGGACTCACTCTGAACAGActctgtgtgtttaatttttccttttctgccccatttgtttatgtacattgttttcttgtcaggtttctttgtttttcctaagTAGCTGTTTTGCTCTGAAACTGTTGGGATATGTTTATAGTAGAGGCTATTTCTggaaagaagttttctttttgcttacacATTCTATAAGTAGTTATCGATCACATTATCGATCGCAATATCGATCTTATTATTGCCAGGCAAAGTGCTAGGCATTGTggcacacaaaaatgaataataattgtattttattttcatggtgtCCAAAATTTAGTAGCGTATATTAGACAATTGTAATACAGTAGAgaggcgcctcagtggctcagtcggttgagcatctgactttagctgaggtcatgatctcatggtttggttcatgggttcgagccctgcatcaggctcactgctgtaagcacagaatgcgcttcagatcctctgtctcccccttctctgcccctcccctgctcactctgtctctcaaaaataaataaacattaaaaaaattctaatacaGTATGAAAGTGTCTGTTAAATGCGATGGGAGCAAGTAGGGAGTGGAGACGGTTGAGGGCCACATATAATGTCTAGTTGAGTCTTGAGCAAGTCAAAGTTACCATGTCAAGAAAAAGACTTTCTCAAAAGTGGGAATAACATATACAGAGGTATTGAAGTCAGAAACAGTATGACTTTTTTTAGGATTTGCAATGATGTATTTAGAATTTAGTGTCGTATATGAGAGATTAGGAAGAGATAAAGTTAGAGAGGTAGCAAGAGCCAGGATATTCTCCTAAGGATTTTAGGAGTCcctgaattttaggattatttggaATTCCTGAAAGATTTTAAGCAGTGGTGAAATGATTCTAATTATATTCTAGAAAGATCACTTTAGCAGCAATATAAAGGAATGATGAAGGATGAGTCAGATTGAAGGTAGGGAGTATTATTAGGAGAGATGTTGTAATCCCAAATCTATATGTGCCCAAACAAAGACAGGTGTTGAGAATGGGGAGTATGGATTTAAGTGTTATCCTTTATAATGTAGAATGGGACTTGACTTGGTGACTGATGGAGGATtaatgaaagaagaggaaatagaatgGATAACTCTCAGGTTTTCGAACATGATACCAGTAACCAGAGTAGGTCTGTAGAAAGGGCAGATGAAGAATGAGTACAGTATGGTACATTTTGTGTTAAGCATTTTGGTGGGACAGTCAGGTGGAAATGTTCTGAGGTATAAGTCTCATACTTAGGAGACAGGTTGTGACTGGAGATAGAGAATTGGAATTCATTATCTGTAGTTAGCTGGTCGTTCAAAGGTATGGTTGAAAGTGCCCAGGTTGGGTAAAACCTGGGCGAAGGTAGGCAGAAATAGACCACTAACATTTAGGAGTTAAGAGAAAGAAGGTAGTATAGTGCTGGAActgtttacttcttttcttctgcagttgaTTGGTTCTGGCCTCTTCTGCACAGGAATGTACTTTTGTCCTTATGTTTAATTGTGTAGATTTGTATGATGGTCTAGATATTATGtaacatttgcttttttgttttattttgttgtatttgagAAGAGGATGTGCTTCAGAGTTCATGTAACCATCCATTTGTAACTCACAATATCCTTGTCTTAAAACTTTGAAGTAGATCATCAGATAAAAAATGTATGATTAAGTTGCATGTCACCTATATTTAGAGTTTCCCTAACTTAGGATAATTAGGCTTGAATGGGTGTTTTGCAGTTTTTATAATTGTATGCCTTTCTTACCTGATTTGGGGGACCTCATTTTGTCGCTTATTAACATCCTGATTTGTGGTTTGTGTTTGAGCTTGCAGAAGAAAAGGAATCCTCTGTTCCATAGATGGATTGTAGATGTTGGGGGATGCATCTACGAAGTAAGAGAGAGTCATTTGTGAACTTCTCAGTTGTGCTGTTCATTCAGCAAGTTCCTCAATATAGTGTTTTTGTGATGGTTTATTGGATGGTGATGGTTTATTGAACGGTGATGTATGTTTTCTTCATTAagctttaccttttaaaaatttttagccATATTGCGATCCTTATCTAATGTGGAACAGGGGATAAAGGAGAGGATATGAAACTGTCTATCTTTGGAACAtaaaattttttcccctttctgagGTATTTGGCTTTGTAGTGATGCTTTTAAgatgttgtttttatttaggaatatttaacttttattgatGTCACGAGATGTGTTATAACAATGCTTGTGTTATAAATAgctaaaggtattttaaaaatcccaatttGATCAATATTGCATGTATTGACATTACTGAAACATAGGggtgtatttcttttatttaaatgatttaaaatttatttgatttttcaggCTTAAAATAATGGtagtataataatattaatatgcTAGTGGTTATGGTTCTAAAAtacatctctacacccaatgtggagcttgagctcacgaccccaagatcaagagtcaggtgttttaCTGggtgagccagtcaggcaccctaaaaaaataaacaaaagaaaatagatctgtatgtgtgtgtgtatacataacacacagtcttaaaaatttaaaataaatgtttgcacaGAATTTAAGAAGATAAAGGATTGTATATGCATAGGTTTACTGGTttaacatactattttttttttgaaatatattttacagttGCTTAAGAAGAATAAATGTCTGAAATTTTACATAGAGAGTATTAGAATTGACTGAAAGGGAGCTTCGGATtgctaaaataaattcattttttattttcagttaatgcacttaaaaaaagtCAAGGTAATGTACGCACATGGTTAAAAATTAGTATAGTACAGTTATaataaaaagcaatattttttattccttatttatcTCTGTAATTGAacgtttttcattttatttcattattatgtcTCAAATACCTTGTGAATTTTGGTCATCTGTCCTTATTTACAAATAAAGCAGTAAGAAACAGAATTCTGCATACAGATAGGCTTGTTGATTGGAAACTTACTTTCAGGGTTAGACTTTCAATTAATCTCCCTTAGATTTGCTTCTCACTCCTAGCTTCTTTACCTACCTGTATTTGTGTTCAGTTGGTTCTGGTGGTTTGGCTTCATCTTCAGCTATATTCTCTGTTCTGTATTCTAAGCTTTGGCTCCCTGTATCTGCACTGTTTTATGAGCTATACTCTGCTACCTGCTTTCTGTCATGAGAAATGTATTGAAATCTCTTGGCTGGTAATGGCTCCATTGTTCTTTAGTCATTATGGATTACTCCTTCTAGAAATTCTTTACTGTCAGGTTAAGGAGGTTTTGAAGGGGAGGAAATAAGAAAtacgctgctgctgctgctgctaggATTTCTCCAGTCTGCCATCTTAAACTGGAAcctccattctttcatttttaaagataaagtaaCTAAGGCTTACAGAAGTAAAATAACCTATTTGGTATCACACAGCTAGATAGGACAAAAATCTTGTGCTCTTACCTCATGAAATTAATGTTTcgaaaaaatattaaacttttgcaacataaaatgtttattggcgtttttcctttgaattttgcttgtttgcttgcaacagtttatttgtatatttgattCTTCCTccagtttttgtatttttcctaagggaaagagaagcttcttaatcatatttttatcttctacaCCTCTagcataataaataaaagtttaattattgttacataatgatttatttttaagtttattagcCCAAGATGCTAGTTGCCacacatttctttctcaaaatttttttcagtaatgaaATGAGAATGGAAGTTGCTACGATACATCTGTTAAACTGTTGTTAAAGTTGGGCACatacatttttctgtaatttttggaAGGTTTATTTAGGCCTCAGTGGTCTCAGTAAGAATAGTATTTTATCCTTGAAGATAGGGATAGACCAATACATTTTTTTACCTCTAAGATATGCTTATATTAGATGAGTTAAAACTGTATCAAATTGGCTTAACTTATTTACACTTTTATGGTAACACTGATTTTTCTGTCTAATCTTTTCTGTTGGTTTTAGGGTAATTTTATAGTAAtagaatgggtaagaaaaaaacaaaacaaaaacattgtatttgttttttttaagatttaatgtttttaatttttttaaattattttttaatttacatccaagttagttaacatatagtgcaacagtgatttcaggagtagattccttaatgctccttacccatttagcccatccccactcctccaacccctccagcaatcttctgtttgttccctatatttaagagtctcttatgttttgtcctcctccctgtttttatattatttttgcttcccttcccttatgttcatctgttttgtatcttaaattcctcagatgagtgaagtcgtatgatacttgtctttctctgactaattttgtttagcataataccctctagttccatccatgtagttgcaaatggtacattttgtttttgtaatacagttaaaattaatataaaattaagaacttcttaattttagaaagttaaaaaggCAAATGGAATATATTTGGAATTAATGTGATATATGATTAACAGCATTAATATAAAACACTTATTAGCTTGGATAGTGAAAACACTAACagctttaataaaataatgggtAAAAGGGACTCTAATATGAGATCATTCTATGATTTATATACAAGGATGTTAATTGTGCTGCATGTATATGGTAATAATGAAAAATCTAAAGCAGTGTAGATATTCAATGATGGAGGAAGAATGAAATGATAGCATAGCCATATGATGGATGGGTTAGTATGCAGCTAGCAATAGCATTTCAGAAGCATTAACGGCATGGAAACCTGTTCATGATATAATTAAACAGAAACAGTGTTTATCTTTTGGTGTCATGGTTAAGGATGATTATACTTTTCTTCCTTGAACCTCATATTTTCCAGATTCCAGATACAGTTTTgtaaatgcaatgaaaaaaacTATTCAACATTGTAAATGGCCGATGAAAtaagatagaagaaataaaaggtatctggattggaaaaaaggaagaaaactgtgtttattcacagacaacatgattaTGTAGAAAGTCTgatggaatctacaaaaaaatctGGAATTAGTAAGTCAGTTTAACAAGGTTGTATGATAACatgatcaatacacaaaaattaactgtatttttatatactagcaatgcAAACTTggaaattaagatttaaaaatactgcttaccataaaaaatattaaatactcagAGATAATTCAAAGGATATACaaacctgtacactgaaaactatcaaatattgtaaaaaaaaaaaatgtaggctcAAAATTAAACCTTATCTAGTTACTAACCACTAGAAGACCTATTTTAGAATTGTTAGTGCCCTAAACTGAGATCAGAAAAGAATCATCAGGGCCATTTTCTGGcataaagttttttgtttttttttttttaaaacaacatgaaGAATCTTCTCCTGCTTAATTTCCTAGAGATCATACTTAACTATTCATTGATTCTCCAGTAACTTAATTTGATCAAAATTCAGTTGCTACTTAATAACTGTtaaaaatctattgtattttaatttttcacattttcttttttccaagtacTGTAGAAGTTGTACCAGGCTGACAGGACTGAGAGGAGAGATTGGTTAACTGTTGGTTTGTCTGCTAGTAGGTCAGTCAGAGAGGATGAAGACTGGTGAGTGGGCTAACTTGGTGGCTTGGAAGCCAGTAGGTTTAGGACAGAGATTCCAGGTAGGAATGTGCTCCCCAAGATTGTGATTATAATTCCTGGTGATTGATCTTGTAGGTAGGTCTGGAATTGGACTTTGTGTACCAACATACCAATATACCCAGAGACGATCAGAGATGCTGGCATCAGACTCATACTaactaaatttataaatattgaagTATGAATCAGAATGATGATTGAAGTATAAAccagaattttcatttctgtgggtgggggaatggggacTGGTGAAGGGGGCTCTTCTTTTCCAGGACtcagaatatttatatttagacCCAgggatctctctcttttttttttttttttaaatttttttttaacgtttatttatttttaagacagagagagacagagcatgaacaggggagggtcagagagagagggagacacagaatcggaaacaggctccaggctctgagctgttaccacaagcacagagcctgacgcggggctcgaacccacggacagcgagatcatgacctgagccgaagtcggccccttaaccgactgagccacccaggtgccccgacccaGGGATCTCTTTTACAGAGATCtcagaattcagatttttttagatttttttagaaAGGTAATAAGGAGTATGACTGAATTTTATGAAATACTCCAGTGGAATCTGGGATCGTACCTATAACcaaatatgttaatatttctatagtaaaatatttgacagttaatattaaatagaataaataaagggCTCATGTCCATTTAGGTTAAGATTTGTTGCCTGATAAGTTCtgaaaaagcttttgtttttttgaaacttttttgaCATCAGAATTGTAAGTGCAGGATTGTGGACCTCTATTAAGCTTTCTGGGAAACTGAATTAGTATTTAGAAGGTTGCCTGGTAaacatggaattaaaataatgggAAGTGGGTAGGCA
It includes:
- the SDHAF3 gene encoding succinate dehydrogenase assembly factor 3, mitochondrial; its protein translation is MKVARPLPPVCRFTKTPLLSGVGTRRPFAQARGVRSTLASMPAGHVSRVRALYRRILLLHRGLPPDLKALGDQYVKDEFRRHKTVGSDEAQRFLQEWEVYAAVLWQQTNENRQNSTERVCFGVALPEEKLNDFRDEQIGQLQELMQEATKPNRQFSIPESRKPEF